A genomic window from Thermococcus nautili includes:
- a CDS encoding Mth938-like domain-containing protein — MKLEYPSFGRIVVDGRTYEHDIVVYPSGRVEKRKKWLSKNKHGTSHKLDPDELREYLTEDFEVLLVGTGYYGYLSLLPESRELVRDKEVYELPTGEAVELFNELNEKKRVLGIFHVTC; from the coding sequence ATGAAGCTCGAATACCCCTCCTTCGGGAGGATAGTGGTTGACGGAAGAACCTACGAGCACGACATCGTGGTTTACCCGAGCGGAAGGGTTGAAAAGAGAAAGAAGTGGCTGAGCAAAAACAAACACGGAACGAGCCACAAACTTGACCCCGACGAGCTCAGGGAGTACCTTACTGAGGACTTCGAGGTTCTACTCGTCGGCACCGGCTACTACGGCTACCTCTCGCTACTCCCCGAGAGCAGGGAGCTGGTCAGGGACAAAGAGGTCTATGAGCTCCCCACCGGGGAAGCGGTGGAGCTCTTCAACGAGCTCAACGAAAAGAAAAGAGTCCTTGGAATCTTCCACGTCACCTGCTGA
- a CDS encoding NUDIX domain-containing protein, whose amino-acid sequence MDRYVLLVKAPKGADVSEFREEVKALAEKHGFKAELHRCIGLTVDGVILYRGGVVLIKRKNEPFKNHFALPGGFVEYGETVEEALKREMKEETGLDVRILKLVGVYSDPGRDPRGHTVSVAFLCIGEGELKAGDDAKEVEVVPIDEVEKLPLAFDHAKILRDALHPKDCW is encoded by the coding sequence ATGGACCGTTACGTTCTGCTCGTTAAAGCCCCGAAGGGGGCTGATGTAAGCGAATTCCGCGAGGAGGTTAAGGCCCTCGCAGAAAAACACGGTTTCAAGGCCGAGCTCCATCGGTGCATAGGACTCACCGTTGACGGCGTCATACTCTATCGGGGCGGTGTCGTTCTCATAAAGCGAAAGAACGAGCCCTTTAAGAACCATTTTGCCCTTCCCGGTGGTTTCGTCGAGTACGGCGAGACCGTTGAGGAAGCCCTGAAGAGGGAGATGAAGGAAGAGACTGGTCTGGACGTCAGAATCCTCAAACTGGTGGGCGTTTACTCCGACCCTGGCAGAGACCCGAGGGGACACACCGTTTCGGTCGCCTTTCTCTGCATTGGCGAAGGGGAACTTAAAGCCGGCGACGATGCGAAGGAAGTCGAGGTTGTTCCGATTGACGAGGTTGAGAAGCTTCCGCTGGCCTTTGACCACGCGAAGATTTTGAGGGACGCACTGCACCCAAAGGACTGCTGGTGA
- a CDS encoding carbohydrate kinase family protein: protein MKCLVVGHVVRDVIRRGSKIEERLGGGAYYSALALSRFCDVEILTSFSQLPEEWIDELRSLGKLTVLPSDETTSYELTYLDSNRRELRLISRASPITEFPAQKYDAIILNPVANEIPEDIVREALNRAGLVSADLQGFIRSPEKGPVRLIERDGSFLRGVGILHADVAEFPHVNLDPGSVGVLLLSDGPNPGKAYLHGRPYRFVPLKVDVGESTGAGDVFLGAFTGFYMECPFIQSLKRAVAFTALFLRYRSVDFSLDEVSELARGVTVEALSD from the coding sequence ATGAAGTGCCTCGTCGTCGGCCACGTCGTCAGGGATGTAATAAGGCGCGGTTCGAAAATCGAAGAGAGACTCGGCGGCGGAGCCTACTACTCCGCCCTGGCACTTTCGCGCTTCTGCGATGTTGAGATTCTCACGAGCTTTTCTCAGCTCCCGGAGGAGTGGATTGACGAGCTCCGCTCCCTGGGCAAACTGACAGTCCTGCCCTCCGATGAAACAACGTCCTACGAGCTGACTTACCTTGACTCCAACAGGCGGGAGCTAAGGCTGATTTCGCGCGCCTCCCCCATTACTGAATTCCCGGCCCAGAAGTACGACGCGATAATCCTCAACCCCGTTGCCAACGAGATTCCAGAGGACATCGTGAGAGAAGCATTAAACCGGGCAGGGCTCGTCTCGGCCGACCTTCAGGGGTTCATACGCTCCCCTGAGAAGGGCCCAGTGAGGCTCATCGAGCGCGACGGGTCGTTCCTTCGCGGAGTCGGCATCCTGCACGCCGACGTCGCGGAGTTTCCCCACGTGAACCTTGACCCAGGCTCTGTTGGGGTTCTCCTCCTCTCGGACGGTCCTAACCCTGGAAAGGCCTACCTCCACGGAAGGCCCTACCGCTTCGTTCCGCTGAAAGTTGACGTCGGCGAATCAACGGGCGCGGGAGACGTCTTTCTCGGAGCTTTCACCGGTTTTTACATGGAGTGTCCCTTCATCCAGTCCCTAAAGCGGGCCGTCGCCTTCACGGCGCTGTTCCTCCGGTATCGCTCCGTGGATTTCAGCCTCGACGAGGTGAGCGAGCTCGCAAGGGGTGTAACCGTTGAGGCTTTAAGTGATTAA
- a CDS encoding Gar1/Naf1 family protein, which produces MKRLGKVSHYAKQGFLIVRTNWVPSLNEPVVDKDLRPVGIVKDVFGPVDYPYVAVKPRVKDPERYVGALLYVDKRRKDKKPGKKAKVRGSKGSKKPKRSRPAPRRRG; this is translated from the coding sequence ATGAAGCGCTTAGGAAAGGTTTCTCACTACGCAAAGCAGGGCTTCCTCATAGTCAGAACGAACTGGGTTCCATCGCTCAACGAGCCCGTCGTTGACAAGGATTTGAGGCCGGTAGGCATTGTTAAGGATGTTTTTGGTCCCGTTGATTACCCCTATGTTGCCGTTAAACCCCGTGTTAAGGACCCCGAGAGATACGTCGGTGCTCTTCTGTACGTGGACAAGAGGAGGAAGGATAAAAAGCCGGGTAAGAAGGCTAAAGTCAGAGGCTCTAAGGGTTCTAAGAAGCCCAAGCGTTCTCGCCCCGCCCCCAGGAGAAGGGGGTGA
- a CDS encoding transcription initiation factor IIB has protein sequence MTPKRVCPVCGSTEFIYDPRRGEIVCKVCGYVIEENVVDEGPEWRAFDPDQRAKRARTGAPMTLMIHDKGLSTDIDWRDKDIHGNQITGMYRSKMRRLRMWQRRMRINDAAERNLAFALSELDRMAAQMRLPRRVKEVAASLYRKAVMKKLIRGRSIEGMVSAALYAACRMEGIPRTLDEIAAVSKVTKKEIGRSYRFLARGLNLNLRPTSPIEYVDRFGDALGVSSRTKERAKEILREAIKRGITSGKGPTGLAAAALYVASLLEGEKKTQREVAEVAHVTEVTVRNRYKELVEKLGINVPM, from the coding sequence ATTACTCCGAAAAGGGTTTGTCCCGTGTGCGGGTCAACCGAGTTTATATACGACCCCAGGAGGGGTGAGATAGTCTGTAAGGTCTGCGGCTACGTCATCGAGGAGAACGTTGTCGATGAGGGGCCGGAATGGAGGGCCTTCGACCCGGACCAGAGGGCCAAGCGCGCGAGAACCGGTGCGCCGATGACGCTGATGATACACGACAAGGGCCTCTCGACCGATATAGACTGGCGCGACAAGGACATACACGGCAACCAGATAACGGGAATGTACAGGAGCAAGATGAGAAGGCTCCGCATGTGGCAGCGCAGAATGCGCATAAACGACGCCGCGGAAAGAAACCTCGCCTTCGCGCTGAGCGAGCTCGACAGGATGGCGGCGCAGATGCGCCTCCCGAGGCGCGTTAAGGAGGTAGCGGCTTCTCTATACAGGAAAGCCGTCATGAAGAAGCTAATCCGGGGAAGGTCGATAGAGGGCATGGTTTCCGCCGCTCTGTACGCGGCCTGCAGAATGGAGGGCATTCCGAGGACCCTCGATGAGATTGCGGCGGTTTCCAAGGTTACAAAGAAGGAAATCGGGAGGAGCTACCGCTTCCTTGCGAGGGGTCTCAACCTGAACCTCCGCCCGACGAGCCCGATAGAGTACGTTGACCGCTTTGGAGACGCCCTCGGCGTCAGCTCAAGGACCAAGGAGAGGGCGAAGGAAATCCTCCGCGAGGCCATAAAGCGTGGCATAACCAGCGGAAAAGGCCCAACGGGATTGGCCGCGGCAGCGCTCTACGTCGCTTCACTCCTTGAGGGCGAGAAGAAGACCCAGCGCGAGGTCGCCGAGGTCGCTCACGTCACCGAGGTGACCGTCAGGAACAGGTACAAGGAGCTCGTAGAAAAGCTCGGTATAAACGTGCCGATGTGA